A genomic segment from Aegilops tauschii subsp. strangulata cultivar AL8/78 chromosome 1, Aet v6.0, whole genome shotgun sequence encodes:
- the LOC109744153 gene encoding cytochrome P450 71A1-like encodes MLLRLCRVLNLVVLSVNTAHEVLQLQDHAFASWPALAIPWRLLYGCTDIAFTSHGAYWRGVCKIAVPPPADPARVRAYRGVREEEVAELVRKVEQQAHEGGDVVRLSELLSGFAKDVNGWIVLGVRTSGRASWRAKVDALLEESIVLLG; translated from the coding sequence ATGCTGCTCCGCCTCTGTCGCGTGCTCAACCTGGTCGTCTTGTCCGTGAACACGGCGCATGAGGTGTTGCAGCTGCAGGACCACGCCTTCGCCAGCTGGCCCGCGCTCGCCATCCCATGGCGGCTCCTCTACGGCTGCACGGACATCGCCTTCACTTCCCATGGCGCCTACTGGCGCGGCGTGTGCAAGATCGCCGTGCCCCCACCTGCTGATCCCGCCAGGGTGCGCGCCTACCGCGGTGTGCGCGAGGAGGAGGTGGCCGAGCTTGTCCGGAAGGTGGAGCAGCAGGCACATGAAGGCGGCGACGTGGTGCGGCTAAGTGAGCTCTTAAGTGGCTTCGCCAAGGACGTGAACGGGTGGATCGTGCTCGGGGTGCGCACCTCGGGCAGGGCCAGCTGGCGCGCCAAGGTGGATGCGCTGCTCGAGGAGTCAATTGTGCTCCTCGGGTAG